In one window of Pseudoliparis swirei isolate HS2019 ecotype Mariana Trench chromosome 15, NWPU_hadal_v1, whole genome shotgun sequence DNA:
- the drg1 gene encoding developmentally-regulated GTP-binding protein 1, with amino-acid sequence MSIPAKIAEIESEMARTQRNKATAHHLGLLKARIAKLRRELITPKGGPGSATGDGFDVAKTGDARIGFVGFPSVGKSTLLSNLAGVYSEVAAYEFTTLTTVPGVIRYKGAKIQLLDLPGIIEGAKDGKGRGRQVIAVARTCNLILIVLDVLKPLGHKNIIERELEGFGIRLNKQPPNIGYKRKDKGGINFTATCAQTELDGETVKSILAEYKIHNADITLRSDSTADDLIDMVEGNRVYVPCIYVLNKIDQISIEELDIIYKVPHCVPISAHHRWNFDDLLERMWDYLQLVRIYTKPKGQLPDYTSPVVLPDDHTTVEDFCLKIHKNLIKELKYALVWGSSVKHNPQKVGKDHVMEDEDVIQLVKK; translated from the exons ATGAGTATACCCGCCAAAATAGCGGAGATCGAAAGTGAG ATGGCCAGGACTCAGAGGAACAAGGCCACAGCTCACCACTTGGGTCTGCTCAAAGCTCGTATTGCCAAACTTCGGAGGGAACTCATCACACCCAAAGGAGGCCCTGGTTCTGCAACAGGAGATG GTTTTGATGTTGCAAAAACTGGTGATGCTCGAATCGGCTTCGTCGGTTTTCCTTCCGTGGGGAAGTCAACCCTGCTCAGTAACCTTGCAGGTGTATACTCTGAGGTTGCCGCCTACGAGTTCACCACTCTTACAACGGTACCCGGAGTCATTCGCTACAAAGGGGCCAAAATCCAG CTTCTGGATCTCCCTGGAATCATTGAGGGTGCCAAGGATGGCAAGGGCAGAGGCAGGCAGGTCATTGCAG TGGCGCGAACTTGCAACCTAATCCTGATAGTGCTCGATGTTTTGAAGCCTCTTGGTcataagaatataatagaacGTGAGTTGGAGGGCTTTGGCATCCGACTTAACAAGCAGCCACCCAACATTGGCTACAAGAGGAAGGACAAAGGAGGAATCAACTTCACAGCTACA TGTGCACAAACTGAACTAGATGGTGAGACTGTTAAGAGTATCCTGGCAGAGTACAAGATCCACAACGCCGACATCACTCTGCGCAGTGACTCCACAGCTGATGACCTCATTGATATGGTGGAGGGAAATCG GGTCTACGTCCCGTGCATCTATGTGCTCAACAAAATCGATCAGATCTCCATCGAGGAGCTTGACATCATCTACAAGGTGCCCCACTGTGTGCCCATCTCAGCCCACCACCGCTGGAACTTTGATGACCTGCTGGAGAGGATGTGGGACTACCTACAGCTTGTGCGCAT CTACACCAAACCCAAAGGCCAGCTTCCTGATTACACTTCTCCTGTGGTACTCCCTGATGACCATACTACTGTCGAGGATTTCTGCTTGAAGATTCACAAAAATCTCATCAAAGAACTCAAGTA TGCACTTGTGTGGGGATCATCTGTGAAACACAACCCTCAAAAGGTGGGCAAGGACCAtgtgatggaggatgaagatgtcATCCAGCTGGTGAAGAAGTAA
- the stard7 gene encoding stAR-related lipid transfer protein 7, mitochondrial: protein MFHSVPRRPICEVGVNAMRLRSSRSVKRTVEEGREHIERVPLLGRGMGLLLFWLQKAGVGASEAAGSGQKRKGLLSIFVDHCSFVTGQRLRRACQIGELYSNLYSERTRWTLVGNIWRRFQSKHAPAGKLVAALAGIFMWENDKIQDEEIQRCGLELQALEAVKCPNTTTGTTTGHLEPGWEVVVEKKGFKVWKRQIPDSHLYEYRVFGSYNDVTPRQFFNVQLDTEYRKKWDALVIELEVVDRDVSTGSEVVHWATHFPYPMYSRDYVYVRRYDVDVDNNLMVLVSRAVQHPRVPETQAFVRVHSYQSKMVIRPHKTFDENGFDYLLTYSDDPQTVFPRYCVNWMVSSGMPDFLDKLHTAALRAKNLEVGIYDYVGVIKSSDANRQPSQERLSGEKPHTGGPGQIYA from the exons ATGTTTCACTCCGTGCCCCGTCGTCCGATCTGCGAGGTCGGTGTGAACGCGATGAGGCTCCGAAGCAGCAGGTCGGTGAAGCGGACCGTCGAGGAGGGCAGAGAACACATCGAGAGGGTCCCGTTGCTCGGCAGGGGCATGGGCCTGCTGTTGTTCTGGCTCCAGAAGGCAGGTGTCGGTGCCAGTGAGGCCGCAGGGTCTGGTCAAAAGAGGAAGGGGCTGCTCTCCATATTTGTGGACCACTGTAGCTTCGTAACCGGACAGAGGCTCCGGCGTGCTTGCCAGATCGGCGAGCTTTACTCCAACCTGTACTCCGAGCGGACCAGGTGGACCCTGGTCGGTAACATATGGCGAAGATTCCAGAGCAAGCACGCGCCGGCTGGGAAACTTGTCGCGGCCCTGGCGGGTATCTTCATGTGGGAGAATGACAAGATTCAAGATGAAGAGATTCAGAG GTGTGGACTTGAGCTCCAGGCACTGGAGGCCGTCAAATGTCCAAATACAACTACAGGGACAACGACAGGACATCTTGAACCTGGCTGGGAAGTTGTGGTGGAGAAAAAAGGCTTCAAAGTGTGGAAGCGACAGATTCCCGACAGTCACCTCTATGAATACAGAG TGTTTGGCTCCTACAACGATGTCACCCCAAGGCAGTTCTTCAATGTACAG TTGGATACAGAATACAGAAAGAAGTGGGATGCACTGGTTATCGAGCTTGAAGTGGTGGACAGAGATGTCTCTACCGGCTCTGAAGTTGTGCACTGGGCTACACACTTTCCT TATCCCATGTACTCGAGGGACTATGTGTATGTGCGGCGCTACGATGTTGATGTCGACAACAACCTGATGGTCCTGGTATCCAG AGCTGTGCAGCATCCCAGAGTCCCAGAGACTCAAGCATTTGTGAGAGTCCATTCATACCAGTCAAAGATGGTCATCCGCCCGCACAAGACCTTTGATGAG AATGGATTCGATTACCTGCTGACCTACAGTGACGATCCTCAGACTGTCTTTCCGCGCTACTGTGTGAACTGGATGGTGTCAAGTG GTATGCCTGACTTTCTGGACAAGCTCCATACTGCTGCCTTGAGGGCCAAGAACTTGGAAGTGGGGATCTACGACTACGTAGGCGTTATCAAATCCAGCGACGCCAACCGCCAGCCAAGCCAGGAGCGCCTCAGTGGAGAGAAGCCACACACGGGCGGCCCGGGACAGATCTACGCTTGA